The genomic DNA CGAGTACGAGCAGGCTGCTCGCCTGTTTGGCGACTACAAGAAAACTACAAAAAATACAAATCAGCGTGTTAGCCTTAGTCAAAGTAACCAAGCCCCTTCATCTTCCCCATTACAGTTAGCAACTTGCTGCGCTATTGAGAATTTTCCCCAAAAAAACAAGGGGGGGGAAGCGTCTAAAAGGTATAAAGGTGCCATGAAGATAATTAAAATGTTATTAGATGATTCAGATACTCAACTTAATAAGCAAGAGGTGACCTATGCATGCTTACATGGTGATCAGTCATTAAAATGTAGGTTTCTAACACATCCGAAGGTTAATGTAACGCTAATCGATATGGATAATCCTAAAGTTATAAAGTCACTAGCTAAGACTATCAATAGCAATCCAAACACAAGAAAAGCAATAATTTCTAACCTATTAAATCCAAATTCACTTCTAAGTCAAGCATATAAAGACGCCATAAAGATAATTGAAATGTTATTGGATGATCCGGATACTGAGCTTAATAAGAACGAGGTGACCTATGCATACTTACGTGGTGATAAGTTAATAAAACGTAAGCTTCTAGCACATTCGAAGGTTAATTTAACGCTAATCGATATGGATAATCCTGAAGTTATAAAGTCACTAGCTGAGACTATCAATAGCAATCCAAACTTAATAGAACAGGCAATTTCGAAACTGCTAACGCCATTTCTAAACCCAGAAGGGGTGCATAACCCCAACATTCTGCGTCGTATGATACAAATTTTTTATCCAGAAAATTGTAACCCTACTACAGCCTTAGATATTTTACTACGTAAAATCATCCCTGAATTATTGAAAATTTTTCCTTATGACCTATCTAATCTTGATAATAGTCCGCATCATACAGCATATTCTATAATACTTTTGCACCAGTATAATAGCACAGCTGATAGTCAAAAAGGATGTCTTGAGGAATTGATTAAAGAACTAATCAGCCTTTTCCCAGACCTCCTCAATGGACCGGATGTTAGGAAGCAAGCACTTTATCGAGCCATTAAGCTACGCAATAAAAGAATGGTTGACATCTTATTGCCGTACACTCGTTTTTCTATAGAAAATGTACATCACTTTCTCCAGCTCTTTCTAGAGGACTCAAAAATGTGGAACAACTATCTTCCGCTTTTTCTAGAGAAACCGGAAATTTTGAAATTACTCATAACCGCTCTACAAAAGGAGGGAATTAAAACCAAGTATATAGATTTATTTCTTAATTACAAGGACGAAAAAGGACTCACTATCCTTGACAATATCAAAGATATATATAATGGCCCTAAGCGGGATGAATACCTCAAGTGTATGAATGCATTATTAAAATTAAAAGAGCAGAAACACATATGCCCCGTATGTCTTGAAGAGACATCTACGCCCCATAGCTCTTGCCGGGATGAGTACTTCGAGTATATGAATGCATTATTAAAATTAAAAGAGCAGAAACACATATGCCCCGTATGTCTTGAAGAGACATCTACGCCCCATAGCTCTTGCCGGGATGAGTACTTCGAGTATATGAATGCATTATTAAAATTAAAAGAGCAGAAACACATATGCCCCGTATGTCTTGAAGAGACATCTACGCCCCATAGCTCTTGCTTGGAAATGGCTACGTTTTTCTGAAAAAGCAAATAGCTGACCAATTACCAGCCCAGCGTCTCCTTCGATAAAAAATGGCGCTCTAGTAAAACACGAACACCTGATCGATTCAGCTATGTGCTATCGGGCCAGACTTTTTATCGAAGGAGACAAAGGGCCAAGCCAGAGGCGTGAATAGATACTCTAAATCTATTCTTCAAATACTTTGCGCTTCTACCTCTTGAAAGTAACCAACAGCATTAACGTTAAAATTTTTACGCGATATTACCTGAAAAGCATGCCACGCATCGCGTTGATGGATTTCAATAACTGCCTCTGTAATATTGAGTTTTGCAGCATCACATTTTAAACCTATAAGCACCTTCTTATGGCATAAATCATATTGAAGGCTATAATCTTTATGACGTACTTGCTCCAAAGCTTCTAAGGCTGGTTTATCTACTTCTAGCTCAAAAATATAGATAGTTCTATGCTCATTATCTTGGTCTTCCATAATGATATCTGTACGGCCTATACCACTATCCCTTTCAGCACTAGCCCAAATACCATCGCTGGTATGAAAAGCACCGTTGAGAAAGGAGTATAAAGCACCCTGAAAACTCCTTTCAGATTTATCGAGAAAGTGGTAGCCTGCTTTGGCCAAGCAACCACTTCTAAGGCAGTTAAAGAAGGCCAACCAGTTGTCCGTTCTTAAATATAATGGACTGAAAAAACAGGACAAAAATCTTTTACTTTATTTTCCGTATAGTTTAGTTTTAAAGTCATAAAATAAATTAATCAGATGGGAAGGAAAAAGATTAGGCATTTTAGTTCGGAAGAAAAGACTAAAATAGTATTAGCTTTGCTAAAAGAAGATTTAACGTTAGTTGAGCTGTCGTCCAAATATGGCGTTACTAGCAAAACTCTTCAAAATTGGCAACGTCAGTTTTTAGAGAATGCCTCCACAGCCTTTGATCCATCCAAGGTTGTTAGTGTGTATAAAGAGGAAATTAACGTACTTAAGGATCAAAATGATGAACTTGCCAAGGCCTTAGGCAAGGCCACCGTTGAGCGAGATTGGGCAGTGGGAAAGTTAAAGAGCTTGGATTTACTAAGTAAGAAAAGTCTTGTCAGATCCAAGCTTCCCCACTTATCCAAGTCAAGACAATGTGCGTTATTATCGATAAATCGCTCTTTGATATATTACAAATCTAAGGAATTAAACGACTGTAATTCAACTTTTTTAAAGAAAATAGATTTGATTTACAGGGAACATCCAGAATATGGTTATCGTTATATATACAATCAACTACAAGAAGATGGGTTTAATGTAGGTAGAGATCGTGTGCTTAAATATATGGGTGTACTGGGTATATCGGCTATTTACCCTCGTCAGAAGCCAGCCACTTCTTGTAAAAATGCTCAACATAAGGTATATAGTTACTTGTTGGATAAATATTGGTTCAACTCTGGTAAAACAAAGCACGTTCATGTACCTAAATCGAATCAGGTTTGGAGTGGGGATATTACTTATATTCGAACCAATACTGGTTACATGTATCTTTCGGCTATTATAGATTGGCATAGTAAAGCCATACTAAGTTATAAATTATCCAATACTATGGATACAACGCTTGTAACAGACACATTGCAAGAAGCACTTAGCAAATATCCTCCACCAGAGTACTTTAATAGTGATCAAGGTAGTCAGTATACTAGTCATAAGCATACAGATCTATTAAAAAAACATAATATTCAAATCTCCATGAATGGAAGAGGTAGAAGTATTGATAATATTGTAGTGGAAAGATTTTTTAGAACACTAAAATATAATTACCTCTTTATCAATGAGTTTAAAAATATTAAATCCCTAAAAAAGGGAATTAATAGTTACATTACTAAATATAATTACCAAAGGTTTCATTCTAGTATTAACTATCAAAAACCTATGAACGTTTACCTTAACCATTTAAAAATGGTAGCTTAGCAAATGGGAAAAAATAGGAAAGAAAAGTAAGAAAAAAATGTCCGAAAAAATCAGTCCATTATAGTTTTCTGGGTATATCAGGAAGTGCAAAGAAATTGAAAAATACAGAAGACGCAAATCAACGGTATTTGAGAGTACTGCAAGCACAGCAGGTAGAGAAGATATTGATACGTTCACCCGTGAACTGTTAGGAATGCATAACTTAAAAAGTAACTATACTGCTTCCCATTTGGCTAATTCAAAAATGATGGAAGGATATTAACAGATAAATTATGACTGCTCCAGTTTCTGCACCAGATGGAACCAAGCAAAAGTTTGTACCTAAAAGAAGGGCTCCTTATTTGCTTCAGAATGAAGTTATCAATCAAAATATAAGTAAGCCCATTGGTTTAGTAGAAGATCCCTCTCAAGCATTAGATGATAGAAGGTCTAATAAAAAAGGAGAGGATTTGTCTATCAAAAGAGTAATTAGTCAAATCACCGAAAATAAACTGGCCAGTAAAGGTATATCATGCAGTCATAATAGAATTGATACGAAATGCAATTATCATGAAGCAGTCTCTAAGCTTTGTGGCATTCAAAAACGCATCGTTGAATATTTTATTGGTTGTTGTATGGTTAGAGGAGAGCCTATTACAGGTCCAGTAATGATTGCAACCCTATCTAGTGTCATCAACACGACGAAAAAAACCTTGAAAAAGGTTGTACAAAGGATAATTGACAAAGGTCTTATGGAAAGGGTTGGTGGCAAAACTGGGAAAGCTGGTTTTTCTGTTTTTAGGTTCGACAAGGCTTTCGTTGATGCTTTTAAGTTGCAGTTAGATTTAGCAAGTAGTCAATCTTTCAAGAACACTTTATCCTTAGTTCAAAAAAATGAAGCTATAAAAACGTCATTAGATGAAAGCCATGCTTTACCAAAAGAATGGGAGGATATAGATTGTAGAGATCTTGAAGAAATAGGATTTGGTCTTCCTCAAATTCGTCAAATTTATAATAAGGGTACTAATACAGCAGATACCATTCAAACCTCTATTGATCACTTTTCTTTTGCCCTTCAGCATAAATCTGGTACATTGAATAAATATAAAAACAAGTTGGGAACGTTTATGTCTGTTTTACAAAAAGGTGGCTCTTGGGTTGAGAATGACTATATGTCCCCTAATGAAATAGCGCTTAAAAAGTTAGCTAAACAAAAAAAAGATAGACTGGAAAGGTTAAATAAATTAGAGGAAGAATTTTTTTCTAGTGCCTTTGAATTATGGTCATCCGGTTTAACAGAAGCAGCAAAAAACGAAATAATCCCTGATCATGTTAAGCAAGCACCTTTTGCTAAGGATATACAAAGAAAAATAGCTTTAAAAAGCTATTTCAAAGAACATATCTGGCAGAATAATATGCCAGATGAATTGAAAAAAATTAAAGAAGAGGTAGAATAAATTATGTTTTTTGCTATATAAGTCTTAAATCTTCTCATCATGAAAAAATTACCGATTGGAGTTAGTAACTTTCAGGAGTTAGTAAAAGGAAATTATCTGTTTTGTGATAAAACAGCTATGATTTTTGATTTTTTAAGCAAAGGAGATAAGGTTACGCTAATAGCCCGTCCTCGTCGTTGGGGCAAGACGCTGAATATGTCTATGCTGCAACATTTTTTTTCTTCAGAGGTTAGTGGTGTAAGTACAAAAGGTCTATTTGATAATCTAGCGATTAGCAAGTTAGAAGGTGGTAGATACATTGATCAACATCAAGGTAAGTACCCAGTTATTATGCTAAGTTTTAAGGATGTTAATGCGGATAGTTTTCAAGGGGCTTATAATGCGGTATATAGTTTGATCTTGAGAGTTTATAGTTCATATGCTTATTTGCTAAAAAGCGATAAAATCAATGAAATACAATTAGGTCAATTACATACTATCCTCAACAAGGAAGCCAATCAGCAAGAGTTGGAAGTTTCTTTAGAGTTACTCAGTCAATGCCTTTACCAACACCATGGCCAGAAGGTTTATATTCTAATAGATGAATATGATACGCCTCTTAATAAAGCTTACGGTAATTCAGATTACTTAGACGCTATGGTTGCATTTATGCGCAATATTTTTAGTGCTGCCTTAAAAGATAATGATTACTTGGAAAGAGGAGTCTTAACAGGCATATTGCGTGTTTCAAAGGATAGCATGCTATCTGGATTGAATAACCTGAAAACTTATACCATTTTAGATCAAGGTTATAGCAGCCATTTTGGTTTGAGCGAAGTAGAAGTTCAAGATTTGTTTAGCAAACAAGACCTTCCTATTTGTATGGATCAAGTAAAAAGTTGGTATAATGGTTATAGAGTAGGAGATTTAGTGATGTATAATCCTTGGTCTATTATTTATTGTTTGAGTGAGGAAGGTCGATTTGATGTCTATTGGGTCAATACGGGTAATAATAACTTAATCGAACAAAAAATACTTGTTGCTCATTCGGATATCAAAGAACAATTCGAGCAGTTGATGCGAGGAGAATCCTTAGATATATCTATCAACAAACATCTTGCTTTTGATATCCTAGATAAAGATGATACATCTTTTTGGAGCCTTTTATTGTTTGCTGGCTATTTGACCTTTGAAACAAGCCAGTTAAGCGCTTATACGAATGTATATGATTGTAGGATAAAAGTTCCTAATTATGAAATATGGCGACTCTATAGCACATTTTTTCAAGAATGGTTCATTCGTCAGTTTGAACGAAAGCGTCAATATGATTCTTTTTTGAAACATTTAGTAGTTGGTGATGTACCAACTTTTGTAGAACAGCTTAGCTATTTTTTACGCCGTAGTGTTAGTTATTTTGATACAAAACAAAGTAAAACATCCGAAGGTTTTTACCATGGGTTTGTGTTAGGCATGCTAGCCAGTTTGGGTATAACCCATTATATACGCTCGAATCGAGAAAGTGGCTTAGGCCGTTATGATGTGCTATTAATTCCCAAAGAAGATACAAAGGCGATTTTATTGGAGTTTAAGCAGGTTCGCAAAGAGGCAGAATTAGAAAATTCAGGCAAGCTTGCATTACAACAAATAAAAGACCAATCGTATCATACTGAACTATTACAACATCCTCATGTAAAGGAAGTAGTAGAAGTGGGTATTGCTTTTTCTGGAAAGTCTGTATTGGCTGCCTATTCTACTTATGATTTAGTTGTTAAAAAAGCTGGTTCAGTTAACTTAACGAGTAGATATAGCCAGGAGGAGTGGGAGGAATAGGGTGACTAATAGATAGCCTATGATGCGTGGTTTTTGGGGAAATTATGTGCAATTTATAGATTGTATTGAAACTATTCTTTCAAGTAAATGGAAATGCATGAATTTTAGATAAAAATTAGCGGATATAGAGTAGCTATGTATAGCATACAATAAAATTATGGTATAATTACTTGCTTTTTTCGAAATATTTTTTGAAAATTGCAATTCGAGGCCGTTGTGATAGGTTGAAGGTATAATTTTGATTAATCTTCCAGGGTTATTTCCTTGCCATATTTGATGTTATAGTGGTATAAAACTATTTATTTACTGATTTTTTAGTCATTTTCAATCTATTTTGGACACACCATTCCCCTAGATACCTCTTAATATGATGTTTGGGGACCTATATAAGTTATAGGCTATTGCCTCCATAACATGTTGCGTATGGGTTTTAGCAAGGCCTATATATCTGGCTCCTGAGCTACGGAACCAACTTTTAATACTTCCAAATACCCGTTCTACTTTATAGCGCGTTTTAGATACTAATTTATTAAACCGTTTAGCAGTGGGTGATAAAGGATTGTTTCTAGCCCCTTTTTTCTGAATAGCTGATTTTAACTTCTTTTTCTTTAGTAAATTTTCGTTGGGCGACCCGCTATAGCCTTTATCTGCATAGAGTCTGCTGCCTGATTTTAGCCTTACTTTATCCAATAATACCTGTAAATGCCCACTATCATGACTAGATGCTTTTGTGGTACCTACGGCTAGCACCAACCCCTCTTTGCTTTCCACAAGAACATGCCGCTTATAGCCATAGTAGAGATGATGGCCTTTTTTTATCCAACTTGCTTCTGGATCTACTCCTTTTTGATAACTTTCAGCTGTGGTTATGGTTCCATCTTCATGCAGATCGTAGCTTTTTTTACCTTTAGGGCGTCTAGGGGTAGGGGTAATAGAAGCATCTACAGCTGCTGAACCGTTTTGAACCAATACACCATGATCAGATAGCTGATTATTAATGATATGCAATAACTTTTCTAAAGCATTCTTCTCTGTAAGGGTAGTTCTAAATCTACTTAGTACACTATGATCTGGAACAGAACTATCCATCGAAATACCACAAAATCTGCTAAAAGTGATACGATCATTCACTTCTTCTTCGACTGCATAGTCGCTCAAGCCATACCACGTCTGTAGCAATAGCATTTTGAATAGAAGCAGAGGACTATAGGCCGGTTTGCCTGATAAACGTAAACCTTTAGGATAATGTAATCGGAGTGCTTTTTCTACTACTGACCAATTAACTAGCTTGTTGATTTGATCAAAGAAAGTGTGTTTGCACTTACGCTTATTGGCGGAAATATCTGAAAAAC from Cardinium endosymbiont of Philonthus spinipes includes the following:
- a CDS encoding IS3 family transposase; its protein translation is MGRKKIRHFSSEEKTKIVLALLKEDLTLVELSSKYGVTSKTLQNWQRQFLENASTAFDPSKVVSVYKEEINVLKDQNDELAKALGKATVERDWAVGKLKSLDLLSKKSLVRSKLPHLSKSRQCALLSINRSLIYYKSKELNDCNSTFLKKIDLIYREHPEYGYRYIYNQLQEDGFNVGRDRVLKYMGVLGISAIYPRQKPATSCKNAQHKVYSYLLDKYWFNSGKTKHVHVPKSNQVWSGDITYIRTNTGYMYLSAIIDWHSKAILSYKLSNTMDTTLVTDTLQEALSKYPPPEYFNSDQGSQYTSHKHTDLLKKHNIQISMNGRGRSIDNIVVERFFRTLKYNYLFINEFKNIKSLKKGINSYITKYNYQRFHSSINYQKPMNVYLNHLKMVA
- a CDS encoding PD-(D/E)XK nuclease domain-containing protein, which codes for MSCFFSPLYLRTDNWLAFFNCLRSGCLAKAGYHFLDKSERSFQGALYSFLNGAFHTSDGIWASAERDSGIGRTDIIMEDQDNEHRTIYIFELEVDKPALEALEQVRHKDYSLQYDLCHKKVLIGLKCDAAKLNITEAVIEIHQRDAWHAFQVISRKNFNVNAVGYFQEVEAQSI
- a CDS encoding IS5 family transposase codes for the protein MSLKQTKQLSFSDISANKRKCKHTFFDQINKLVNWSVVEKALRLHYPKGLRLSGKPAYSPLLLFKMLLLQTWYGLSDYAVEEEVNDRITFSRFCGISMDSSVPDHSVLSRFRTTLTEKNALEKLLHIINNQLSDHGVLVQNGSAAVDASITPTPRRPKGKKSYDLHEDGTITTAESYQKGVDPEASWIKKGHHLYYGYKRHVLVESKEGLVLAVGTTKASSHDSGHLQVLLDKVRLKSGSRLYADKGYSGSPNENLLKKKKLKSAIQKKGARNNPLSPTAKRFNKLVSKTRYKVERVFGSIKSWFRSSGARYIGLAKTHTQHVMEAIAYNLYRSPNIILRGI
- a CDS encoding AAA family ATPase yields the protein MKKLPIGVSNFQELVKGNYLFCDKTAMIFDFLSKGDKVTLIARPRRWGKTLNMSMLQHFFSSEVSGVSTKGLFDNLAISKLEGGRYIDQHQGKYPVIMLSFKDVNADSFQGAYNAVYSLILRVYSSYAYLLKSDKINEIQLGQLHTILNKEANQQELEVSLELLSQCLYQHHGQKVYILIDEYDTPLNKAYGNSDYLDAMVAFMRNIFSAALKDNDYLERGVLTGILRVSKDSMLSGLNNLKTYTILDQGYSSHFGLSEVEVQDLFSKQDLPICMDQVKSWYNGYRVGDLVMYNPWSIIYCLSEEGRFDVYWVNTGNNNLIEQKILVAHSDIKEQFEQLMRGESLDISINKHLAFDILDKDDTSFWSLLLFAGYLTFETSQLSAYTNVYDCRIKVPNYEIWRLYSTFFQEWFIRQFERKRQYDSFLKHLVVGDVPTFVEQLSYFLRRSVSYFDTKQSKTSEGFYHGFVLGMLASLGITHYIRSNRESGLGRYDVLLIPKEDTKAILLEFKQVRKEAELENSGKLALQQIKDQSYHTELLQHPHVKEVVEVGIAFSGKSVLAAYSTYDLVVKKAGSVNLTSRYSQEEWEE